The DNA region ATGTGTCGCTTCTTAATGACAGAGCAAGGATGGCAGCGGTCACCGCAGCGAAGACAGTGACATTCACGGGCTACGATGAGCTTGGTGATGTGTATTCCTCGCTGGAGCTGGATCCGAAAGCTCCTGCTCCGGACAGAGCACATGTGGACAAATACTATTCTGAATCAAGTCCGTACCGTTATTTTGTAAACGGAAAAGCTGATGACAGGTTTGCAGCAAAGGTATGTGATTATGCATCAGACGGACTGTTCCGCGGAACAGGGGTGACCTGTACAGTGGATGTGAGGCGTAAACTTTTCGACAGGGAAGTTGTTGTAACTGTTGAAAAGGACGTAAGCCTTCCGGGCATTCTGAGACTGTCCGGCGTAAGGACCGGCAGAAAGATGACAGCTACGGCTTCAGCGGTCACATCAGATCCGGCGGAATTTGTGAGAAATACTGATCTTGTTATGGACGCAGCATCATTTATCGGAAACAAAACCGGCATAAACGGTAAACTTGCAGGCGTACGTACCAGGATCTCGGAAGCACTTGGAAAGTTAAAGGCGGGCAGTAAATGAAAAAGAAAAAGCATCCTGCAGGATCGATAACTATTGAGGCGTCTCTGGCACTTGCGTTTTTTATTTTCGGTTATCTTGCCATACTGTCGCTTGTTTATGCAGTCAGAACTGAAAGCACGGTACAGTATGGAATTGACCGTGCCGCATCTGAAATAGCTCGTTATTCGTACACGGCTGAGCGGCTGTCGCTTACGCAGTATGTGACGCAGGCGGGTATGACGGCAGGCGAGATCATCGACAATATCGAAGGATTTCAGAATATCGCCGGGGGCACGGTATCAGGCGACGGATCAGGCGTGACACTTGCGGAAATGGCAAACCAGCTGACCGGAAATGCCACCATAAGCGGTTTAGCGGGAGATCCCCTGTTCCGTTCGGTATTTGCAGGATGTGTGGCAGGAAGCAAGGCGGAAGCCGATAAGTATTTTAAGAATATGGCCGGTATAACTACCGATGACATCGACTTTCATTATTCATCGGTGCTGCGGGACGGAAAAACTGTTGAAATAGTTGCCGTCTACAAAGTAAAGCTTAAGACATACGGGCTTTTCGGCAAAAAAGGCCTTTCTCTTACCATGAAAAATACAGCCTGTGCAGGTGCGTGGCTTGCGGGAAATAAAAAATCACAGCAGCAACAGCAGCAGAACACGCCTTCTGCTCCGTCAAAATGGAGCCTCAGCGCATTTAAACGAGGACAGGCGTGGGTGTCTGAGATAAAATCGGAGCACGCCAAGGCAGCTGTAAAGAGCGGAAAGGGTGTCGACATCTGTGAAAACGGAACGTATACCATGATCGGTTCGGTGAACATCTTCATGCCTTCCTATTCCGACTGTTCAAAGGAAGGCTCCTCTGATCCGGCTGATTACAGCATAAAGGAAGCCGCTTTTTCGAAGGCTGTCAGCGGTTACGCATCGCAGCTGAAGAAATCGGTAAAGGAAAAAAGGGGAGAACTTCAGTTTGAAAACGGTACTGCAGTTCCTGACCAGGGCAAAAATGCAAAGCTTGCGCTGATAATAGTCGTTCCGGCTGAGGGAGCTGCTTCAGCCTCTGCAAAGGACGTGCTTGACAAAACTGCGGACAAGATGAGGAAAAACGGCGTTGAAGTTCACTACGAATTTCGTGAAAGTGCTTTCTACACGGAAAAATAGGAAAGGAAGAAATATGAAGGAGATCATTACAGGAGGAGCTCTTGCTCTCGTTTCAGCGGTGCTGTTCGCATTATTCAGTCCCGTGACAGAAAAGGAAAAACAGAAGAAGGACGGAAGAAAGAGATTTTTATTATCACTGCCTGTCTATATAATTACTGATATCATTTCAGCATTCATAGCCAGAGGTGCGGGTGTGAATCTGCCTGAAGCGGTCAGCCTTATACTGGCTGCCAACTTTATCTTCCTTCTGGGAGCTATTGATCTTAAACACAGAAGAATACCTAATGCGTATGTGGGAGCTGCGCTGGTCTTCAGGACGGTTTTCATTTTCGCGCAGGGCATTGCGGAACATGATCTTGCCAGCGTTACCATTTGTTCAATCTGTGGATTTGCAGCCGGCGGACTTATAACGGGTCTTGCCTACGTGATATCACATAAGGGTATCGGCTCAGGAGACGTCAAGATGTTTGCAGTCATCGGATATTTTGCAGGCGGAGTTGCCGTGATCGATATTCTCGTTTATTCAACGCTTTTCTGCTGCATATGTGGAATAGTGCTTCTCGTCACAAAAAAGTGCGGTAAAAAAGACAGCATACCTATGGCGCCTTTTGCCTATGCGGGTACAATGCTCTACATCATTGCAGGAATGTAAGGAGGACACTGTGAAAAAGATCGGAAACGCGGTTTATCCGCTTGCGCTCATCATGCTCATGTCACTTGCGTGGATGAATGTATGTACATCGGGCGAAAAGGACGAAAAACTGTTTGATGAATACTTTTCAAATGCTCAGATGAATGAAGAAAAGCAGGCATATATAACAGCGGCTGAATGGTATGTGAAAGCTGCTGAGATAAAGCCGGATGAAGATACACTGCTTCTTGCGGCTGAAAATTTCAGAAAGTGCGACGAAAATGATATGTTCCTCCGCTGCTGCCGCAGAGCCGCGGAATGTGAGGACTGTACCGCAAAGCCGTGGGTGCTTGCCGGACGTTATTATCTTGACAACGATAAGGCGGCCGAGGCGGCAAAGCTCTTTTCTGAAATGCCTGAGTCATGCAGGAACGATGAGACGGAAGAGCTTATGGCCGAGGCGTCCGGATGTTTCCACACCTGCTACAGAACTTTTAACGATGCAAAGCCGTTCCACGGTAAATATTTTGCAGCATGTGAAGGTGAACTCTGGGGACTTGCGGATGCAGAGGGTCAGTTCTTCATTGCTCCTGAGTACGATGCGGTCGGCGCCTACGATCCTGAGGAGGATCTGGTGCCTGTCTGCAGCGGAGGTATCTGGAAATTCGTCAACGAATACGGCCAGACCAGATTCGCTCTTTCAAAGGAATACACCCTGCTCGGTTCCTTCGGCGACGGACTTGCTCCGTTCTGCCGTGACGGAAAGTACGGTTACACCGATCTCGATTACAACGAAAGCAGCGAACGTTTTGAATATGCCGGTTCATTTTCAGGCGGAGTTGCCGCAGTCAAGAAGGACGGCAGCTGGTACCTTGTAAACAGTGATCTTGTTCCTGCAACGAACGAAAAATATGACGAGATTATCCTTGACGAATACGGTTTCTGCGCACACGAAGGCGTAACAGAGGCCGTGAAGGGCGGAAAGACAGTTTTCCTCGATAAAAACGGCAGCGAAGTACCTGAAAAGAAAATGTTCTCATGCGGCCTTGCACCGGTATCCGCCGGCTTCGGCGAGGGATATGAAAACGAAAAAGGAGATATTGTAATAGATGCATATTTTGAAAAAAACCACACCTTTTTCCCCTGACGGCTGTGCACTTGTAAAAGAAGACGGCGTCTGGAAGGTCATTACACTCGATATTTACAGATAAAAGGAGTCCGGCTGCGCCTGCAGCCGGATATTTTATATGATGAAATGTAACACAAATTGTATTCAAAAAAGTATTGTAATTTGTAAAACAATATGATATTATAGAATTGACAGGAAAGGAGAATGTATTATGATTATTCGAAGGGAAATTGATCTGAATGAACCGCTGAGTGAAGAACAGAAACATATGCTTGAAGCATTGAAAACAAGACCGGTGCGCCCCGATGAAGACTGTCCTGAGCTGACGGAAGAACAGATCAGTCAGCTTGCAAGGGTGTCTGAGCAGCGGCGTGAAGACCGAAGAAAGCAGACAGTTACTCTGAGACTTTCTCCGCAGGCACTGAAAACTGCAAAATCTCTTGGCAAAGGATATACATCTGTGCTTAGCCGGATACTTGAAAGTGCACTGACAGACGCAGAACTTATAAAACATTATCTGTAAGAAAACGCTGATCAATTCATAAATCAGCGTGGGGTACGGGGCGAAGCCCCGCAAGCTCCCCATCCGAAAATACGGCGAAGCCGTATTTTCGATTAAATCAGTGTATACTAAGAAAAATGAAGAGGTGTCATATGTAACGGGTTATCAGGTTACATATGTCACCTTATTTTATTACAAATGACATCTATCCTTAAAGCAGGGGGCGGTGTATAATATAGTCAGGATCATACAGGAGATACAGGGCAGAGACCCTGTTAATAAACGAGGTGATAAGTATGTTTGGTGATTTACTGATAATGCTTCTTATAGTCTGGCTGGCGCTTCCTCTCGGACTTATACCGGCGGTAATCGTACTTGCCGTTAAAAACTCAAAGCTTAGGAAGATGCTTTCCGGTGAGGCTGTTCCATACGGACTCTCCGAAAACATACCTGTAAAGGAACGCAAACCGTTAAGTTTCAGTGTGCTTCTGGTAGTCGGTGTACTGTTCGTTATCATCTCCGGTATCGTATTTGCGACATCGGGCTGGAACTACATGAGCGGAACCGTAAAGACAGTCATGATACTTTCCATGAGTGCTGTTTTCTTTGCAGCATGTGCAGTTTCCGAAAAGAAATTCCATCTTGACAGAACAGGATTTGCATTCTATCTTCTCGGCGGAATATTCCTGCCTGTATCCGTTGTCGGAATAGCATATTTCAGACTGCTCGGACCGTGGTTCATGTTCTCTCCGTCTTCTGCTCACTATGTATTCCTTACAATGATGGCAGTAACATTACCGGTTCTCATTTTCGCACAGTATCACTACAGGGGATCGGCTGTTGTCCGCTATATTTTTTCAACCGCCTTCGCAGTCGAATACACAGGATTTTCGCTTGCCTTTACCGAAAGTATTTACGGACAGGATTTTGAAGATGTAACTCTTATGGCAGTTCTTCTCGGTATAGGATATCTTGTTTTTGCTGCCGTTCCTGCCCTCAGATGTGTTACTGCCCAGTTTATCTTTACAGCCTCACTGCTGTACTGCTCAGCCGGTCTGGTCAGAGGTTCCGCAGCCGCTGCGGTATGCGGCCTTGCATGTACAGTTATATCACTGATGATAAACCGTAAGGCGTACAGTACACTCAGTATCATCAGCTTCCCGGTAATGACAGCAGCTCTTGTAAATGTACTTACCGCTGAAATAAAGGATGAGCAGGGATACCGTGAAGATATGGCTTTCATCGGTGTCACAATGGCAGTCCTTGCTGTACTTACATTTGTTTTCAGTGCGTCATTCCTCAGAAATATCCGCCTTCCGGAAGTGTTAAGAAGAGGGGATAAGTCTGAACAGACAGGCATCGACTCCGTCAAGCTCAAGTGGCTTGAAAGAGCATGCGGTACTGCGATTACAGTATTTTTCTTCGCAGGCTGGATCGAACTCGATTACGATTACGGAGAAACAGAATATCTTGTCTTCGGCTTCATTACTGCTGCATATTTTGCCCTGAAAGCGTTTGAGCATCACATCCGTGACACAGGACGTGAAACTGACAGAAACTTTGCCTTAAGCCTTATCGGTGTGACAGCCGCGTTTACATGCTTTCGCTTTGAAGCTCCTGAAATTATCGAAGCCGAATTCTACTGTGCATCGTCACTGCTTGCGACAATTCCTCTGATATTCATCTGGAAAAACCGCAGAAATATCACCGGATGGATCGTGTACATCCACACAGCCGTTGTTCTCGGGATTCTTATGCTCCACGCCTGGGATGAGGGAGAACTTATAAACGCAGTCATCCTCATCGGAGTGTGCACACTCATGGCAGTTTTCTCATTTATCAGAAGAGCAAAGAAATGGTTCATAATCTCAGCTATAGCATCTGTTCTGGTCGCTTTACAGCTGACAGGCGAACTGTTCATGATCTCATGGTGGGTATACCTCCTTGCAGTCGGCCTCATTCTTATCATTTACGCTGCAGTCAATGAATACTACCGCCAGAAGGGTGAAGAAAATCCTTTAAAGTCAGGGTTCCGCGAGTTTGCCGACAAAGTGTGGAAGTGACAAATGTCACTCTTATTTGATGACATTTGACACTAACGTATTTAAGCCCTCTGTGCTATAATATTATCAGAGGCTTAGAGAAATATAGCAGATATAAAGAACAAAAGAAAAGAGCACAAAAGTAAAATATAAATAAATATTTGCGGAACAAAATATTATAAAGGGCGGAGAACTTTATGTTCTCCGTTTTTTTCTTGGAAAACGCTGATTTATGGATAAATCAGCGTGGGGCACGGGGCGAAACCCCGCAATA from Ruminococcus sp. HUN007 includes:
- a CDS encoding TadE family protein, producing MLRVSDRFFRSEKGSVQVIEAALVYPVVIFTVVTLIYMGMYIYDVSLLNDRARMAAVTAAKTVTFTGYDELGDVYSSLELDPKAPAPDRAHVDKYYSESSPYRYFVNGKADDRFAAKVCDYASDGLFRGTGVTCTVDVRRKLFDREVVVTVEKDVSLPGILRLSGVRTGRKMTATASAVTSDPAEFVRNTDLVMDAASFIGNKTGINGKLAGVRTRISEALGKLKAGSK
- a CDS encoding A24 family peptidase, whose amino-acid sequence is MKEIITGGALALVSAVLFALFSPVTEKEKQKKDGRKRFLLSLPVYIITDIISAFIARGAGVNLPEAVSLILAANFIFLLGAIDLKHRRIPNAYVGAALVFRTVFIFAQGIAEHDLASVTICSICGFAAGGLITGLAYVISHKGIGSGDVKMFAVIGYFAGGVAVIDILVYSTLFCCICGIVLLVTKKCGKKDSIPMAPFAYAGTMLYIIAGM
- a CDS encoding WG repeat-containing protein, encoding MKKIGNAVYPLALIMLMSLAWMNVCTSGEKDEKLFDEYFSNAQMNEEKQAYITAAEWYVKAAEIKPDEDTLLLAAENFRKCDENDMFLRCCRRAAECEDCTAKPWVLAGRYYLDNDKAAEAAKLFSEMPESCRNDETEELMAEASGCFHTCYRTFNDAKPFHGKYFAACEGELWGLADAEGQFFIAPEYDAVGAYDPEEDLVPVCSGGIWKFVNEYGQTRFALSKEYTLLGSFGDGLAPFCRDGKYGYTDLDYNESSERFEYAGSFSGGVAAVKKDGSWYLVNSDLVPATNEKYDEIILDEYGFCAHEGVTEAVKGGKTVFLDKNGSEVPEKKMFSCGLAPVSAGFGEGYENEKGDIVIDAYFEKNHTFFP
- a CDS encoding BrnA antitoxin family protein; this encodes MIIRREIDLNEPLSEEQKHMLEALKTRPVRPDEDCPELTEEQISQLARVSEQRREDRRKQTVTLRLSPQALKTAKSLGKGYTSVLSRILESALTDAELIKHYL